Proteins encoded by one window of Monoglobus pectinilyticus:
- a CDS encoding V-type ATP synthase subunit F, whose protein sequence is MYNVAVIGDKDSVAGFGTLGLDTYFTDTRDECRKIFKQLASSGKFAVIYITEKASEYVADEIEKYTESILPAVIMIPGVSGNTGSGILGVRKSVEKAVGSDIIFND, encoded by the coding sequence ATGTATAATGTTGCTGTTATCGGAGATAAGGACAGCGTTGCCGGGTTCGGAACTTTGGGGCTTGACACTTATTTTACAGATACGCGTGATGAATGCAGAAAAATATTTAAACAGCTTGCATCCAGCGGAAAGTTTGCTGTAATTTATATTACTGAAAAAGCTTCGGAATATGTAGCTGATGAGATAGAAAAATATACGGAGTCTATCCTTCCTGCTGTTATAATGATACCCGGAGTATCCGGAAATACGGGTAGCGGCATACTAGGGGTAAGGAAGTCAGTAGAGAAAGCTGTCGGTTCAGATATTATATTTAATGACTAA